Genomic window (Tribolium castaneum strain GA2 chromosome 2, icTriCast1.1, whole genome shotgun sequence):
TTCAACACAATTCGACAGCGGTTTACCCCTTTTCAAAGCTGAGACACCCGACAAATGCTTATCGCAGTTTAATTTccttagaatttttttgggaGAGAGCTTGCTTGGACGGTTACGGCATCGTAATCGAGCCTGTTTACCGCTCCGGCGACATAATCCCCTACGAGGTGGTCGAGATCGACCTCTGGATCTACGCCAACACTTGGGGGAAGTACCTCGAGGAGATAATCGTGGAAATTGGCGACTTGACGCCGTTTTGCTTCAATTTAATGGTCGAGGTTGTGGGACCGCCGATTGAGTATCCCTTTGCCCGCAACACAACGCTGCCGTGTCCCACTCTTCGGTACTTCCCCCGGTGGTGGTACCGCCAATAAAACCGAAATTTCAGTTTTGAAAACATCGCGTATGCGACTGAAAGCACCACAACTTGTTTCACTGTCACCAACATCAGTGCAGTTCCGATTCAAATCAGTTGGCACACGTACTACGACAATGAACATAAGCCAGTGTCAGCCCCTGTGAATTTTCTTCTCGAGTTTAATGACGATGAGGTTCAGTTTGTAATGTCCCGGGATTACTACGGGTGTGAAGCTTGTAGTAAATGCATTATGATAGAACCCTGGGATTTAGTTTTGGAGGCGCAAGAAACTGCCACAGTTAGTGTGACAATAAGTGCGTCCGGTTTTAATCCAAGCTGTGATAAAACGAAGCTCAAGTACACATTGTTGGGATTTATTGGTCTGAGAAACAGCGATAAGTACGATTGTTTTACGTTTTGTCAGAGGTGAATCAATTCAAACAGGTTTAAGGAGAACTACTTTAAAAGATTATCAGGAGTGGACCTCACTCCAACTAAAGTGGAAGTGTTAGTCACGATGGAGTTGCCGATTATGCAAGTCGATATTGCAAGTGATGAAACCACTATTGATATCTTCGTTAATGATTTGCTCctcaaaaatcataaaataccGACGGTTTATCTTCTTTTGAGAAATATTGATATGAGTTCGATCATTTTTTCCATCGAGATTGAGAAACCGTTCAAAATTGTTGAAGCGCGAACTATTCCCGGGGGAATCACTGATCAAAAAAACTTGATTCTCGAGAGACACGAATGTTTACAGGTAACAACCATCAAGaatgaccaaaaaaattatttaaaaaattaggttgCGGTAACTTGTCGCCTCACAAGCCAAGACTTGTTCGACTATTCTGAATTTATCTACAAGTCGGAAGACAACAGCACAGTCGAGAACTACACGAGTGTGATCTCCAAAGACTTGAACGTTTTCCAAAAGGGGGCAAAGCGCCAGGTTTGCCAACCCAGTATTGtcagttttataattttttagatgATTCCGTTTCAAGTCCGCCTCCACTACCCCCACATCGAGGTAAAGCCCCCTTTTATCAGATTCGGCGAGTGTCTCCTATTTCGCACCAAGAAAAGCATGATTTCGATTTACAACATGACAGGTTTGGGGGTGTGTAAGTGTTACCACCGCTATTTTCGCGTTCTAGGAGCTTTAACAAGTTTCGAAATTCTCAAAACAACCGAACATGACGACTTTGAGGTCCACCCAAGTTGTGCCCATCTTGAGGCAAACACTGGAGTTAATAAGCAGTTTGTGGACGTCGCCGTGTATTTCACTCCCAGACATTGCAAAACGTACAACGCAAATTTGCGGATTGTTACCAACATTCCtcaatattttattgatgTACCCGTGACTGGTCACGGCTCAAATAACGAGAAATTCAACAtggattaatttattttttcacaaattttgcaataaaaaaaccGACAGAGTCTATGCTTTGATGTGGCCCGAAACGCTGCACTTTTTTCAGTTGTTCGCTAGTCAACTGTGTCCCGTCCCATCCAGGGCCGCCCAGAATTGGGGCCGCTTCCACCAATTCGAGTTTGAAGTTTTTCAAAGCCCAAGCCACAATCCCCTCGTTCTCAGCCAAAGTGATCGTACAAGTGCTGTAAACCAGAGTTCCGTCCGTTTTCAAAAGTTGGACGGCCTGTAAAtcaaaattgtgaaaatttatcactGTCGCCAACTCACCGTTTCGAATAATTTCCGTTGTAGGGGGACATACGATCGCAGAATTTTCCGCGACGTTGTATTAACAAATTGCGGTCTTTTGCCCAAAGCACTACAAGGGGcgtctaataaaattttatcaaaagatTCATAACAGAAACGATCGAGTAATTTGGTCGAATCggtttgtaaaatttcaactttagCCCCGAAATTTTCGCAACGTTGTCGCAACTGTGCAACTTTAGTCGGGGTTTTGTCAATTGCGACCAATCTGCCCTAGAAAACTGTTAACTGGGGCCAAAACAAACGATTGGCTTACTTGGTTTTTCAAAAGGGCCGCAATATGCGTTGTTTTGTTCCCCGGGGAAGCACACATGTCCAAAATAGTGTCATTGGGGCACGGAGCAAGCACGTGTGTGCAAATTATGGAGGGCAAATTTTGTAGCAGGGCCGCACCTGGGGGTAAAAAATTGTCCCCTAACACGGGGGGACAGCTTGATATTGtttcaatcatttttatgGCGAGGCCGCtacaaaaattatgattttgtgTTCGATTATTTGGCGTAAAGATTTACGTTTGAGGTGTTTCGCAAAATAGGTGATTACGTCCCAGGATTACTTCACCGTTTCCGATGAACGTTTTCTTGCCGTTGTATAATTTGAGGAAgccttttttacatttcttgTCGAGATCGACGTAAATGCTCACGTTATCACCAATTTGTATGTCTATTAAGTAACATTAATAAGTTGATAATGCCACTTGGGACAAATATAATACTTGACATCATTCCTATGACCCCGGGGGCGTAAATGTGGGCCCCCCGCAAGACAGCGGCCCCACAGACCGCATCAACGACAATTTCTTTGTTGTGTTTTTGGGGAGTTTGGTGTGATACAGGGTGGTGGACAATGACGGCGTCCGCGCAGCTGGGGTGTCTCTCCACGCGGAGGTCCAGCCCTGCACCTGCAATCTGGCAATAGGCGTTAAGCCGGTCCTGTCCAGATGATCTAATTACGTGACTAATCGGTAACGCCCGCCGAAAAATCGAAATTGCCTCACTCACATGTGCCCGGATCCATCTGTGTGCCTCTCCCACGTCGGCCTTGAGCGTGTTTACCCTAAAAGAAGTTATTTTGGGCGCTTGGCAGAGCCATTTCGTGACCTCCCCGATTTGAATCTGCAATCGCGCGCTCAGTCCAGTGCTACCACCCGCCAACCGCATTCACCTCACTGACGTTTGTTTCGTCGTCATCGGCCCTCCGGACCAGGATTCCCGCATCGAAGTCGTCCCCGAAGGGTGATTCTGGGTATGGCATTGCGCGTGTGGTGAACCAGGAGTCGGTGCACTTAGAAAACCGCCCGGTTCGGCGGAATTTCGGCTTTGCACCTGCACTAGGTTAGCTTGTTTTGATTGGCAATTGTGGGTCACGTGGGGCGGGGCGGCCAATGGGAGCGGCGCTAGGCCAAGACGTGGCATGAAGTACGAAACTCTTTTACGTCCGCCATATTGACGTACGACAACTTTTGGGAGGATTGGTGAATGTGATAGCGCTTCTTTGTGTGCAGAGTGTTGTTTTACGAGAGGTACGTGCGAAAGGGGCGCAGGGCGCGTGGGGCGGTCGGGGGCGCGGGCGCGGGCCGGCAACCGCCGGCGTTGCGACGCAAGGGGGCCCAGGCCCGCGGTTGTTAGATCGATACGCCGCTTTATTTAAAGATTAATAACCGCGTTCGGCCAACGGCTGCGGTCTTTGTTCTAAATTTAACCGCGTTGGGGCGCAGATGATTCATGTTTTCTTCTGCGATTTTAGGTTTACATTGTCCAGCAGCCAACATGGGGAACGTGTTTGCGAACTTATTCAAGGGCCTCTTTGGCAAGAAGGAAATGAGGATATTGATGGTAGGGCTAGACGCTGCGGGTAAAACCACTATTTTATATAAACTTAAATTAGGAGAAATCGTTACGACTATTCCCACAATTGGTGAGTAAGACCGTTCCTTTGACAGACACGTGTCTGTTTTTCTCACAAACAGGACCAGCTGACCTAAATAACCAAAACAATTTCCAGGATTTAACGTCGAAACTGTAGAATATAAGAACATCAGCTTCACAGTATGGGACGTCGGCGGTCAGGACAAAATTAGGCCGTTATGGAGACACTATTTCCAAAACACACAGGTATGTGACGTCGCTGTTTAAATCTAcgtttagtgaattttatttgCGTCGTAATGATTTGGCAGTTTTATTGCACGTTTCAATTAAACGGGCCGGGGGCGGGTTTTATGAGTTggaattttttcgattttttttaaatgcgatTAATGCGCCCTCTGAGAATTTGACAGGTGAAAAACAGAATCGGTGACGTCATCAAAATTTACGCACGTTGTCTGAATTGTCGATATTTCGTACACGCAACAGGTGATAAGGGGACAGATGACGAATCAGTGTGATGTTTAAccaatggtttttattaatagatATCAGGAAGTTATCACACGGGAAATCACCGTGATAACGAATTTGAAAAAGgtcaaatttttgtattttcttctGTCTTTTTAACGAATATTGccctgttttttattttttatgttttttattaaaagttttattcgatttgcCGTTTtcacatttatattttaatcagTTTGATTACCATTTCATAATGTTGGTATGTAATTTTCATAGAGACAGCCGCATCGAAGTGAGACCAGctgcacatttttaaaaacgtgttaaaTGCTTGAAAAGACAGAAATAACACaatatttattgatttctGGCTAGAAAACGTAACTACACGGTCGAAAAATGATTTCgtagtaattattttcgaccCAAATCGTCTGTGTTTCGTCTTTTTTGGCGAGAAACGTGCTAATAATAAGCACGTAAATACGGAAAAATAATGCCTTTTTCCATTCAAAGTATTTTGcgtactaatttttttaatctcaaaAACATGCATACACAAAATAATCcagaaaacttaaaaaaaattggtattttttatcattatttccCTTTGGACCCTCTCGTGGCCAAATGACTTGTCATTTGTGTTAGTTAGAAAGAGATGAATTctcctttttatttttttatatataattataattatgtatttatattaCGTGCTATGTATaatgcataattttttattaaatgttatacTGGACTTCAAATTAGTTAGATGTGTCAGTCAAATGCcaggtatttaatttttccttcTAAAAAACAACTTATTAATGGAGGATATAACAGTATGTCTGAATGTATTATTTTAcactgataaaaattaaattgcatTGTTTTACTTATGTAATCTGATGCTTCGGAATTAGTAATTGTTGGAAATATCAAACAAAACACGAGGATAAGTTCGTTAGAACTAccagtttaaataaaataactggATGAAAATTCTTCCTTGTGCTTGTTTACTCTATTTAGCGTATTTAATgcaacttattttaaagcacaATAAACAAATACTTTGATTCGGAAACCCGATCTCCTGCCTGCATTTTAtgagtttttgttgttttggcACGCTTTAATCGCCCGGAAATACGTTTCGAGTGATCGGTATTTCGTCGCAAATTTGAATTTGGGTGCAATTATCAAGCTTAGAAGTCGTGTTGTGTCCGTGGATTGAGAAGATCGGAAGTCGGAAGCGTCGGTTGAAGTAGTTTTGCGTTAGCAATCGGCTGTTGCAGGGCCTAATCTTCGTAGTGGACAGCAACGACAGGGAGCGTATAGGCGAGGCAAAAGACGAGCTGATGCGCATGTTGGCCGAGGACGAGCTCAGGGATGCCGTTCTCTTAATTTTCGCGAACAAGCAGGATCTGCCGAATGCAATGAACGCAGCCGAGATTACGGATAAGTTGGGACTGCACTCGTTGAGGAATCGCAACTGGTACATCCAAGCGACCTGTGCAACTAGCGGAGATGGTTTATACGAGGGTCTGGACTGGCTCTCAAACCAACTGAAGAATGCCAACCGTTAAAGTGCAgtgttttgattatttttcagttttttgttcaGAAGCAATCACTTGAAATTATTGTGATTGGGACTGTCAATGTTACTATACCATATGTTGCAATTAACAACTGTCACATCCACTGTTTGTCGAACATACTCTCTTTAATAAATTCGTTTAACgtgttttcttgattttttattgtaggtATGGAGGGCAAACAGTAGAGTCCTACCAGCTAAGACACGTGGTTTCTTTTGTATTTTCGGTACATACTTTAAGTGTATTTATAACTTGTACAGTAGTTTTCGTGTGaggtgttttatttgtaacaTATGGTAGGTTCCATGTTCATCATAGGACATCTTTTATTGAGCTCAGctcaaaacattttattgtttactTTTCTTGGTTTTTCTTTTGCATTAATCGTAATTCATGTCTACGGATAGCCGTTGAGAAATAGGTTTTCTTTTTGACAAACAGCGGAGCGCAAGtgatttatataaaatttgaaaaataaataaaaaccgtCATAAATATATATTGGCTAATCAGTCTCGTGAACATTCCCGTTTGTCAACATACTGtattatgaaataaatttatattattaacttattgtcttataatttaataaattttaatcaacatgtttttcttttattgatttttacgtttttctcAAAGACTAAGGAAGAACAAAAcatgtttattaaaatcgtTCAGTGTTTGGAGATCTGCAACAAGCTATTGGAACTCTGTACAATGGTCGAAAACGAGAGATTGTTTTCCGCTACTCTAGttagttaatattaattactgaAACTATTTTAGGTATCGCTTTTGCGATTATGTATGAATGTCAATCATGTGA
Coding sequences:
- the Arf1 gene encoding ADP-ribosylation factor 1 produces the protein MGNVFANLFKGLFGKKEMRILMVGLDAAGKTTILYKLKLGEIVTTIPTIGFNVETVEYKNISFTVWDVGGQDKIRPLWRHYFQNTQGLIFVVDSNDRERIGEAKDELMRMLAEDELRDAVLLIFANKQDLPNAMNAAEITDKLGLHSLRNRNWYIQATCATSGDGLYEGLDWLSNQLKNANR
- the LOC656705 gene encoding tRNA (cytosine(72)-C(5))-methyltransferase NSUN6 isoform X2 codes for the protein MPYPESPFGDDFDAGILVRRADDDETNVSEIQIGEVTKWLCQAPKITSFRVNTLKADVGEAHRWIRAHIAGAGLDLRVERHPSCADAVIVHHPVSHQTPQKHNKEIVVDAVCGAAVLRGAHIYAPGVIGMMSNIQIGDNVSIYVDLDKKCKKGFLKLYNGKKTFIGNGEVILGRNHLFCETPQTGLAIKMIETISSCPPVLGDNFLPPGAALLQNLPSIICTHVLAPCPNDTILDMCASPGNKTTHIAALLKNQGRLVAIDKTPTKVAQLRQRCENFGAKVEILQTDSTKLLDRFCYESFDKILLDAPCSALGKRPQFVNTTSRKILRSYVPLQRKLFETAVQLLKTDGTLVYSTCTITLAENEGIVAWALKNFKLELVEAAPILGGPGWDGTQLTSEQLKKVQRFGPHQSIDSVGFFIAKFVKK
- the LOC656705 gene encoding tRNA (cytosine(72)-C(5))-methyltransferase NSUN6 isoform X1, giving the protein MPYPESPFGDDFDAGILVRRADDDETNVSEIQIGEVTKWLCQAPKITSFRVNTLKADVGEAHRWIRAHVSEAISIFRRALPISHIAGAGLDLRVERHPSCADAVIVHHPVSHQTPQKHNKEIVVDAVCGAAVLRGAHIYAPGVIGMMSNIQIGDNVSIYVDLDKKCKKGFLKLYNGKKTFIGNGEVILGRNHLFCETPQTGLAIKMIETISSCPPVLGDNFLPPGAALLQNLPSIICTHVLAPCPNDTILDMCASPGNKTTHIAALLKNQGRLVAIDKTPTKVAQLRQRCENFGAKVEILQTDSTKLLDRFCYESFDKILLDAPCSALGKRPQFVNTTSRKILRSYVPLQRKLFETAVQLLKTDGTLVYSTCTITLAENEGIVAWALKNFKLELVEAAPILGGPGWDGTQLTSEQLKKVQRFGPHQSIDSVGFFIAKFVKK
- the LOC656705 gene encoding tRNA (cytosine(72)-C(5))-methyltransferase NSUN6 isoform X3: MPYPESPFGDDFDAGILVRRADDDETNVSEIQIGEVTKWLCQAPKITSFRVNTLKADVGEAHRWIRAHVSEAISIFRRALPISHIAGAGLDLRVERHPSCADAVIVHHPVSHQTPQKHNKEIVVDAVCGAAVLRGAHIYAPGVIGMMSNIQIGDNVSIYVDLDKKCKKGFLKLYNGKKTFIGNGEVILGRNHLFCETPQTGLAIKMIETISSCPPVLGDNFLPPGAALLQNLPSIICTHVLAPCPNDTILDMCASPGNKTTHIAALLKNQAVQLLKTDGTLVYSTCTITLAENEGIVAWALKNFKLELVEAAPILGGPGWDGTQLTSEQLKKVQRFGPHQSIDSVGFFIAKFVKK